A single Lactuca sativa cultivar Salinas chromosome 8, Lsat_Salinas_v11, whole genome shotgun sequence DNA region contains:
- the LOC111919760 gene encoding probable methyltransferase PMT11 has translation MKGFDLLKSSSLVKSAGFIFVVLAFFYFGKQWSEDHYQRAIFFNSYSNASAKTPWISISPNHNKTFDIISLINNTEESEIIADHALAPIPQSTLLSQSPPPPPPPPPPPPPPPPAVQRLGLVDENGVMSNDFEVGEFDPDGIENWNNETDVAEGDNDGVKVTIKVRKFGMCPASMREYIPCLDNVQAINRLKSTEKGEKFERHCPEKDKGLNCLVPAPRGYKPPIPWPRSRDEVWYSNVPHAQLAEYKGGQNWIVVNKDKFRFPGGGTQFIHGADQYLDQISKMIPGIGFGSQTRVVLDVGCGVASFGAYLTSRNVVTLSVAPKDVHENQIQFALERGVPAMVAAFATRRLLYPSQAFDLIHCSRCRVNWTRDDGILLLEVNRLLRAGGYFVWAAQPVYKHEPLLEEQWEVMINLTSRICWNLVKKEGYIAIWQKPLDNTCYLNRDLGTQPPLCEKEDNPDDVWYVDLKPCIAQLPEDQSGANITKWPSRLHNPPERLHTIKLDAFVSRKDLFKAESKYWKEIIDGYLRGLNWKKFKLRNVMDMRAGFGGFATALIDNQMDCWVMNVVPVSGPNTLPVIYDRGLVGVMHDWCEAFDTYPRTYDLLHAAGLFSVEQKRCNMSSIMIEMNRILRPGGHVYIRDSILVMDELQEIAKAIGWHVKLRDTAEGPHASYRILICDKRLR, from the exons ATGAAGGGATTCGATCTGTTAAAATCTTCAAGTCTGGTAAAATCTGCCGGATTCATTTTTGTAGTTCTAGCTTTCTTCTATTTCGGTAAACAATGGTCCGAAGATCATTATCAACGAGCTATCTTCTTCAATTCTTACTCAAACGCAAGTGCCAAAACCCCTTGGATCTCAATTTCCCCAAATCACAATAAAACCTTCGATATTATTTCTCTAATCAACAACACCGAGGAATCAGAAATTATTGCTGATCATGCCCTAGCTCCAATTccccaatcaactttgctttctcAGTCACCACCACCGCCTCCGCCTCCGCCTCCTCCACCCCCACCGCCACCGCCAGCAGTGCAGAGGTTAGGGTTAGTGGATGAGAATGGGGTAATGAGTAATGATTTTGAGGTGGGGGAGTTTGATCCGGATGGGATAGAAAATTGGAATAATGAGACGGACGTTGCAGAAGGTGATAATGACGGAGTTAAGGTCACCATTAAGGTCCGGAAGTTTGGGATGTGTCCGGCGAGTATGAGGGAGTATATACCTTGTTTGGACAATGTTCAAGCCATCAATAGATTAAAATCAACAGAGAAAGGGGAAAAGTTCGAGCGCCATTGCCCTGAGAAAGACAAGGGATTAAACTGCTTGGTACCAGCTCCCAGGGGTTACAAACCTCCAATCCCATGGCCAAGAAGTCGTGATGAG GTGTGGTATAGCAATGTTCCACATGCACAGCTAGCTGAATATAAAGGTGGTCAGAATTGGATTGTTGTAAACAAGGACAAATTTAGGTTTCCTGGAGGTGGCACACAGTTCATACATGGTGCAGATCAGTACCTGGATCAGATTTCAAAG ATGATTCCAGGCATTGGTTTTGGAAGCCAAACCCGTGTTGTATTAGATGTTGGATGTGGTGTGGCAAGTTTTGGTGCCTATTTAACCTCAAGAAATGTAGTAACTTTATCAGTAGCTCCAAAAGATGTACATGAAAACCAGATTCAGTTTGCACTTGAACGTGGTGTCCCTGCCATGGTGGCAGCTTTTGCAACAAGGCGGTTGCTTTATCCCAGCCAGGCTTTTGATTTAATCCATTGCTCAAGATGTAGAGTTAATTGGACTCGTGATG ATGGGATTTTGCTGCTTGAGGTCAACAGGTTGCTTCGGGCAGGTGGATATTTTGTTTGGGCAGCACAACCAGTTTACAAACATGAACCTCTTCTTGAAGAACAATGGGAAG TGATGATCAACCTTACAAGTCGTATTTGTTGGAATCTTGTGAAGAAAGAAGGTTATATTGCAATATGGCAGAAGCCACTTGATAATACTTGCTATTTAAATCGTGATTTGGGTACTCAACCCCCATTGTGTGAAAAAGAAGATAATCCAGATGATGTttg GTATGTGGATTTGAAGCCATGTATTGCCCAGCTGCCCGAGGATCAATCGGGAGCAAATATTACGAAATGGCCCTCGAGACTACATAATCCTCCGGAACGCCTCCACACCATAAAGCTTGATGCATTTGTGTCAAGAAAGGATTTATTTAAAGCAGAATCAAAATACTGGAAAGAAATCATAGATGGCTATTTGCGTGGTTTAAACTGGAAAAAATTTAAACTCAGAAATGTTATGGACATGAGAGCTGGCTTTGGAGG ATTTGCAACAGCCTTGATAGATAATCAAATGGATTGTTGGGTTATGAATGTTGTCCCTGTTAGTGGTCCAAATACATTGCCAGTTATTTATGATCGTGGACTAGTGGGAGTCATGCATGACTG GTGTGAAGCATTTGATACGTACCCTAGGACATATGATCTCCTGCATGCAGCGGGTCTTTTTTCAGTCGAACAAAAAAG ATGCAATATGTCTAGCATTATGATCGAGATGAATAGAATATTGAGACCTGGGGGACACGTGTACATTCGTGATTCGATTTTGGTGATGGATGAGCTTCAAGAGATTGCAAAGGCTATTGGTTGGCATGTAAAGTTAAGAGATACAGCAGAGGGACCCCATGCAAGTTATAGAATCCTGATTTGTGATAAACGCCTCCGTTAA